CGTCTGCCGGGCGAGATGTATATTTATGACACGCGGACCGGCAAACCTCTCGGCCGTCATGACCAGCTCACTCTGACGGTTGACACGTATGGTCCCACGATTCTGACTACAAGTGACGCGCCGCTTCCGGCGATGCAGGTCTCGATGCCGGAACAAGCCGGGCGCGGATCGCAGGTCAGCGTCTCGGTCCACGCGCCCCGGAGCCCGGCGGCCGTCAGCATCTTCCACGTGGATGTTCGCGATCCGCAGGGCAATCGCAAAATCTTCTATTCGGGAAACATCATTGCCACGAACGGCGGAGGCGTCCGGCTGCTTCCGCTCGCCGCCAACGATCCAGCCGGCAACTGGACCATCACCATCCGCGATATCATGAGTGGTCAGACCGTTACCCGCACCCTGCAGGTGGATTGATGGGTGGCGCACCAGGGCGACACCGTTGGGAAGCATGAAGATTGCTCAAAGATTGACGGAGGTGGCGCTGCTGGTGCTTCTGGCGACGGCGTTGGCGGGACTATATCTCACCTCGGGTCCCACAAACCCGGCCCCTCCAGGCAAAGGGGCCTCTTCGTCGCCGGGTGAGACGCTGACCATCAACACGCGCTATCTGGACACGGCGCGGCGGCTGGCGCTGATGGCCGCTACGCCCCAGGAACAGCAGGCGGCCACCAGTGCCATGGATGCCGCCGACCGCGAGCTGGACCTGGAATACGCTTACGACCTGCAACTGGCGGCCAGCCAGCCTGTGGCTCAAACACCCGAGATCAAGGCGATTCAGGAGCGGATCGGGAGGATCAGCGCTGCCGTCAAAAAACGCCAGGCGGAAGCTGATGAGCTGAAGAGCGCCCTCAAGCGGGTGGGCGGAGCGCGGCACGCGGCCCTCGAACAGCAACTGGACGCGGCGGAAGCTGAGCTGAATCTTTCCAGAGAGGTGTTGGGCGACGCCAAAGATCAACTGGCGCGGGCCGGAGGCGACCCGAAGGGCCGCCTGGACAAGCTGAAGGCTGAGCATGAGTCGGCATCGAGAGAGCGCGACACTTTCAAGTTCGCTCCGCTCGAGCCGCCGGGCCCTTCAGGCAGCGTGCTGGCGAAATGGTCGCGCTGGAGGACCCTTCGCCGCAAGGGATTCCAAATTCTCCAGGCGCAGCAGGAGGCCGTTGACGCTGCTGCCAGCCTGACCCGGCAACACAAGCCGCTCGAAGACCGCATTTCAGCCGAAGAAGCGCAACAGAAAGCCCTGGCGGCACACGATCTGACGCCGGAGCAGATTGCGGCGCTGGCGGGTTCGCGCCGGGGCAGCCCGGCCGCGGCCGGCAAAGGCAAGGCGCCTGCCGGCGCAGCCAGCGCACAAGCGCCGCAGGAACCTGCGGCGCCGAATTCAGCCAATGCTTCGGTCGCGGTGATCCAGCATCTTTCGACCGACCGGACGTCGCTTCGGGTCCTCGAGCGGCGAATCGAGATGATGAATGATCTGGCCGCCGCCTACGGGAAGTGGGGCAGTCTGGTGGAAACGGCCAGGCGCTCCGCGTTGCACAGCCTGATTGCCGGGGGCCTGTGGATTGTCCTGATGATGGCCGTCGCGCTGTTCCTGAATCGCCTGATTGAGCACTTTTTCGCCGGGCTGTCACTGGAACGGAAGCAGAAGACGACCTTGCAGGCCGTGCTTCGCATCAGCGCAAGGCTGATCATTGTGGTTGTGATTCTGATGGTGATCTTTGGAAAGCCTGACAACTTATCCACGGTGGTGGGGCTCACGGGCGCCGGCCTGGCCGTGGCGCTGCAGGATTTCCTGCTCTCGTTCCTGGGCTGGTTCGTGCTGATGGGCCGGCACGGCATTCGGGTGGGCGACTGGGTGGAAATCAATCCGAACTCCTTCACCGGTGTGCGCGGCGAGGTAGTCGAGATCACACTGTTCCGCACGGTGCTGCTCGAAACGGGCAACTGGAATGAGCCTGGCCACCTCACCGGCCGCCAGGTCGCTTTTATGAATATGTACGCGGTGACCGGCTACTACTTCAATTTCAGCACCTCCGGCCAGTGGCTCTGGGACGAACTGCAAGTAGCCATTCCGCACAGCCAGAATCCTTATCCGCTGGTGGAAAAAATCCGCGCCATCGTGGCCCAGGCAACCGAGAGCAATACGCAACTGGCCGAGCGCGATTGGCAGCGAGTGTCAAGCCGCTACGGCACGCGTTCGTTCTCCGCCCAGCCCTCCGTTAACGTCAAACCCACCGATAACGGAGTGATTGCCATCGTCCGCTACATTACTCGAGCTGACGAGCGCACTGCCACGCGGTATGGCTTGAACCATCAGATCGTCAAGCTGTTCCACAGCACGGAAGAACTTGTGTCTTCCGGGGCCGAAGTTGTGCTTGACTCCGAAGCCTCGGCACCCGACAGCCATTGAATAGAATGCGGCGAGCTCGATTGCCGCAGTCCAGGCCTCAGGCAGCCAATGAACATCACACCGGCAGGCCCGCAGCAAACTGCTGACGTACTGGATTCATTTCGACTCTGGAATTTTCATGCAGGGATGCTGGAGCGGGCGTGAAACCCGCCCCAGCGGCGGGCAGGTCTGGCCACAAGTTTATTTTGCATTCACTGAGACCGGAATCCGCTGAATCAGCATGGGAGCTTCGGCAAGCTGAGTGTAGCCGTTGTGCTTTCCGTTGTGCGCTACGAGTTGCGCACCGCGCGGCATCGCAAAGCTTGCCGACTTGCCGATCCTGGCCATCTCAAGCGTACGGACGATGAGCGCGCCGCCTGCCCGGACACAAATCAGAGAGCTTTTAGAGGCAGAAGTTGTGTCGTTACCCAAGGGAGCAATCAGGCCATGTGGAGCTCCTTTCGCTTTCCCGACAACTTCCACCACGAAGGGCCCTTGGTCGTTCAGAGTTCCGTAGTACAGATTGTAGTCCCCTGCCGGCAGAGTCATCCTTCCCCACTGGGCATCCGCGGGCAGCGTCATGCTTCCGGCAAAGTTGGTTGTGGAAAGACTTGGTGCTGACTGCGCCCTGGTCCCAACCGCGCCCAAGGCAAACAGCACCAGAGAAAGTCCCGCCATGGTCATCAAGCTTCGAATCGATTTCATCACACACCTCCGAATTTTGATTTGCCGCAGGCGGCCTTGGGGCGCAGCACCCCCCCAGCTTCCTGTCCTGTTCCCCTGCGGCTTCGTTGATCTGCCGCCTTCAATAAGGAAAACGCAAAATGGCAGGCGGAACTGTCACGGTGGGTCCAAAAATTGTTTGGGGCATTGGGGCTGCTGGATTGCCACTAACCCGCGTGGTATTCTTGAGCCACTGGCATCGTCCTGCCGAGGGGTGTGAAACATGGGGCCGGCAGCCTCACGAAGCAGCGACGTCACGCTTTTGCTTCGGGCCTGGGGCGAAGGAAGCAAAGAAGCCCTTGACCGCCTGGCCCCCGTGGTCCACCGCGAGCTCCGCCGCATTGCCGGGCGCCTGATGGCAGGCCAGCGCCCAAACCACACCCTGCAAGCCACCGCACTCGTCAATGAGGCCTATCTGCGCCTCGTGGACACGCAGCAGGCCAACTGGAAAGACCGCGCACACTTCTTTGCACTCTGTGCCCGCGCCATGCGGCAGATTCTCGTGGACCATGCGCGCAGGCGGGACAGCGCGAAACGCGGCGGCGGCCAGGTCGCAATCGAGCTTGAAGAGGGTTTGGCGGCTGATTCGTCGCCCGAGGCAAACCTTTTGGAGCTTGACGATGCGCTCAACCGGTTGGCGGCGCTCGACTCGAGAAAGAGCCAGGTGATTGAACTGCGCTTTTTTGGGGGCCTGAGCGTCGAAGAAACCGCGGAAGCGCTGAAGATTTCACAGGAAACCGTGCAGCGTGACTGGAAGCTTGCCCGGGCGTGGCTTTATGGCGAGCTGAGCGGCAATAGACAAAATGGATGAACGCTGGCAGGAGATCGAACGGATTTATCACGCGGCCTGCGAGATCGACAAGAATGCGCGGGCCGAGTTTTTGACGAAAGCCTGCGCGGGAGACGAAAGCCTGCGCCGCGAAGTGGAATTCCTGCTGGCGCAGGACGAACAGGCTGGAGACTTCCTGGAGTCGCCTGCCATCGAGGTAGTGGCGGAGTCTTTGGCGAAGGACGAGCACTTGTCAGGTCCCGCAAAACCATCGGTTGAAATCGGCGCCATGATTGCCCACTATCGCCTGGCAGCAAAGATTGGCGAAGGCGGAATGGGAGAAGTCTATCGTGCGCGCGACACAAAGCTCCAGCGCGACGTGGCCATAAAGATTCTGCCGCACGCCATGGCCAGCGATGCCGACCGCATGGCGCGCTTCGAGCGTGAAGCTAAGGTGCTGGCGTCGCTCAATCATCCCAACATTGCAGCGATCTACGGTCTCGAAGAATCAAACGGCATCCGCGCGCTGGTGATGGAGCTGGTGGAAGGTGAGACCCTGGCGGAGAGAATCGTAGGGGAGGGCTCTGCCCTCCCGCGGGAGCCCAAAGGGCTCCCCTACACGGACGCCTTATCAATGGCCAAGCAGATTACCGAAGCGCTGGAATATGCCCACGAGCGCGGCGTGATCCATCGCGATCTGAAACCCGCCAACGTGAAGATCACGCCCGAAGGCGCCGTGAAGGTGCTGGACTTCGGCCTCGCCAAGGTTCTCGGTGGCACGAGCGCCTCGCCCGTGCATGGGCAGGATGCCCATGCCACGGATCAGAATTCGCCCACGCTGGCCACCCAGCCGGGCATGATTCTGGGCACGGCCGCCTACATGAGCCCGGAGCAGGCCAGGGGGCAACCGGTGGACCGGCGCTGCGACATCTGGGCGTTCGGTTGCGTGCTGTATGAAATGCTCTCCAGGCGGAAAGCATTTGACGGTGAAACGATTTCAGACGTGCTTGCGGCCGTGCTCACGAAAGAGCCGGACTTGGCCACGCTGCCGCCAACAACTCCCTCCGGGATTCAAAGACTCCTCCGCCGCTGCCTGGTGAAAGATGCGAAGCAGCGCCTGCGCGACATTGGGGAAGCCCGCATCGCGATTGAAGAAACCCTCGCAGGTGATGTAGGGGAGCGCTCCGCGCTCCCGCGGGAGGGCGAAGCCCTCCCCTACGTGCCACCACAGGTGTCACCCCTGCGCCGCGCCCTGCCGTGGCTGGCGACGACACTACGCAGGCCCGGCACGAACGGGTTCTTCGGGGGGCTGGCGGCGGGCATACTGATTGCTTTGATCGTGGCTTACTGGCAGATGCCAATTCTTCCGCCACCAAGGGTATCAGGCTACCTCCAGCTAACCCATAACGGTCTTCCCAAGGAATTAGTTGGTACTGACGGCTCAAGACTCTACCTGGTGGAGACTGCATCAGGAAGGCTTCGCAATATCGCCCAGGTTTCAGTCGCGGGGGGAGAGGTTGGCCTGATACGCGTTCCATCACCTGTTTTGCACGCGCTTAACGTCTCGCCGGACGGCTCAGACTTGTTGTTTGTAAATTCACCGAGCGACTCCACAGAGGGCGCTCTCTGGGCCGTGCCGATTTTGGGCGGATCACCCCGCCGGCTGACCGATGCCATTGGGTACGAGGGGGCATGGTCTGCCGACAAAAAAAGTCTCGTTTACTTCCGGAGCACTGATCTCTACGTGGCAAACGGCGATGGGACAAAGGCCAGAAAAATCGTCACACTACCGGGCGCCTTATCGGCGGATCCGCAGACGGGCACACGTTACGTGTCTGGCGCGTGGTCGCCCGACGGCCGTCAGATCCGCTTTACCATTATCGACGCCAAGACCCAGAGCGAATCAATCTGGCAGGTTTCGGCTGATGGCACAAACCTTCACCAGTTACTGCCCGGCTGGCACCCCAGCGCGGGCGAGTGTTGCGGCAAGTGGATGCCCGATGGGAAATATTTCGTTTTCCAATCTCAAGGCCAGCTTTGGGCCAGACGCGAGAGCGGCAGCTTTCTTCGCAAGACCGGCCATGAGCCCGTGCAGATAACTTCCGGAGCGGTGGAGTACTCCACTCCACTGCCAAGCAAGGATGGGAGGAGGCTGTTCGCCGTTGCGGGGTTCTCACGGGCGGAACTCGAGCGTTATGACACGAAATCTCAAAAATTCTTGCCGTTTCTTTCAGGCATTTCAGCCGGTGGCGTGAGTTTTTCCCGTGACCATCAGCGGGTTGCCTACGTGAGTTATCCAGAGGGCAATTTGTGGCTGAGCAAAGCGGACGGCAGGCAGCGGCTCCAGTTGACATTCCCGCCGATGAGCGTCGCGGCTCCCCGCTGGTCGCCGGATGGCAAGCAGATCGCTTTCGCGGGGGAACTCCCGAACACGCCAATGCAAATCTATGTCATGTCCGCCGATGGCGGCTCTCCCGGGCAAGTGACCGACGGCAGCCGCGACTATGTTGACCCGACTTGGTCACCCGATGGAGCTTCTCTGGTTCTGGGTATTGCGGTGTGGGCAATCGAATCGGGTGTTGGCGGGATTTATGAGCTGAACTTGAAGACCCGAAAAGAGACGAAGTTGCCCGGCTCCGACGGGCTTTGGTCTCCACGGCGGTCTCCCGACGGACGCTACGTGACAGCCCTCACCCTCGATGACAAGAAAATGCTGCTCTTCGATTACAAAACCCGGAATTGGACCGAGCTGTCGTCGCTGGCCCAACAGGGGTGGCAAGAATGGTCACATGATGGGCAGTACATATTCTTCTGGGGAACGAACGGGCAAAGTGAACCGGGAATATATCGCATGCGAGTCAGCGACCGCAAAATCGAAAAGGTGGTCAGCCTGAAGGATTTCCAAGAGGCTCCAGGGCTTCTTGGGGGATGGATAGGGCTCGCCCCCGACGGTTCTCCTCTACTGGTAAAGGATACAGGCACGCAGGACGTTGTCGCCATGGATTGGGTCGCACCATAGTTGCAGCGGGAGTCGAAGCCGGCCATGCCGTGGCTATACCGTAGCTGAGCGGGAATAGACAACATGGATGAACGCTGGCAGGATGTTGAACAGCTTTATCATGCGGCGCCGGAGCGGGAAAGGAGCGCAGCCGGCGCGTAGGTGGGCGTCTCTAGCTCATTTTATTAGCCTACATTCAGGGATAACCTCCAAAATGGGACGCTTGGGATTTTCCTTCTCCTTTTCATCGTCTTTTCTAAGTTATTGAAAATACAGCCATTGAATTTTGAAGAAGGCCCGCTTCGATTCGAGTTTTTCGATTGTTGTTCATTTCCCGAACAGTGAGTAAAATTTGCATCGTTGCTGCTCACGTTCAACGGAAGGCTTCCTTGTTGACCACGCACGCGACCTCCGCCAGGCTGCCGCTGGCTTCCAGCACATCGATGAGCGACTGGACGGTACGCCCGGCCATGCCGCGCTTGGGATCCGTCGAAAGTCGCGTGATGCGGCCCGCGCTGGCAAAGTGATGGAACAGCCGCACCCGGTCTTCGAGCTGCGGATCGCGCAACGGCGAGTCCGATGGCAGCGGCTCCTTCTCAAAGACATCGAGCGCCGCGCCCGCGATCACACGCTCCTTCAGCGCGCGTGCCAGAGCCGCTTCATCCACGACCGGCCCCCGCGACGTGTTCACCAGGTAAGCCGTGGGCTTCATCGTGCGCAAGGTCTTCTCGTTGATCAGGTGAAACGTCGGAGTTGCGCCCTCGCGCACCAGCGGCACATGGAGTGAGACGAAGTCGGCTCCCGACAGGACTTCTTCGAGCGCCACCACACGGACGGTCCGCCGCTCGTCCGAAAAGCCATTGCGGTGCCGCAGGTCCAGTTCTTCCTGAACACCCTTGAGGAAATCTGATGGCGTGAAGTTCGAGTCGTAGCAAAGGAAATTCACATCAAACCCAAGCGCCTTTTTGATGAAGGCCTGCCCGATGCGTCCCAGGCCGACTACCCCGATTGTCTTGCCCGTGACCTCGTCCCCGAGAAAAGGTAGATAAGGATGCCAGGCGCCCCAACGGTTTTCTCTCACCAGGCGTTCGCTGGGATACAGCTTGCGCGCCACCGCGCCCAGCATAAACAGCGCGAACTCCGCCGTTGCTTCCGTGAGCACCTCCGGCGTGTTGATAAAAGGAACCCTGTACTCATTGGCGTCCGCGCGGTTGATGTTGTCGAAACCAACCGCGTCCTGCGCCACCACTTTCAGAGTTCCCTTGCCCGCCTCAAAAATCTCGCGGTCGATAGGATCGCGCAAGGTGGTGATCAGCACGTCAATTCCGGATCGGACTCTCTCGATGATCAGGGTTTTTGGCGGCGCTTCGAGCTGGTCGTAAACTTCCACCTGATAGCCGCGCTCGCGCAGCCGGTCCAGCGCCTCCCGGCCGATGTCGCAGGTGGCAAAAACGCGGATACTGCGCTTCGTTTCGTTCATCAGGAGCTCACAGATTGTTTTTGGCCCAACCGTCGATGCGATCAAGAGCTATCCGGATATTCTCGACGGAGTTGGCGAACGAAAATCTCAAATAGCCTTCGCCCTGCCGGCCGAACGCCGTACCGGAAAGGCACGCCACGCCGGCTTCATTCAGCAGTGCATCGGCGAGTTCGCGTGAGCTTTTTCCGGTCCCTCTGATATTCGGGAACGCGTAAAAAGCTCCCCGGGGTTTCTGGCAACGAAATCCCCGAATGCGATTCAATCCGTCCACGATCACTTCACGCCGCTCGTGGAATCTTTCGAGCATCGCGGTCACTGAACTCTGGTCGCCGCGCAGCGCTTCCACGCCCGCCACCTGAGTGAAGCTCGCCGTGCAGGAATTCGAATTGATCAGCAGCAGCGCGATCTGCCGCGCCACATCCGCGCGCATCACGCCATAACCCAGCCGCCATCCCGTCATGGCATAGGTCTTTGAAAATCCGTCGAGAATGATGACGCGGTCACGCAATTCCGGAAACGCCGCCGGACTCACGTGCTCGCCGCCGTAGCTCAGCCGGCTGTAAATCTCGTCTGAAAGCACCATCACGTCGCGATCTTTCAACG
This window of the Terriglobia bacterium genome carries:
- a CDS encoding mechanosensitive ion channel domain-containing protein, which produces MKIAQRLTEVALLVLLATALAGLYLTSGPTNPAPPGKGASSSPGETLTINTRYLDTARRLALMAATPQEQQAATSAMDAADRELDLEYAYDLQLAASQPVAQTPEIKAIQERIGRISAAVKKRQAEADELKSALKRVGGARHAALEQQLDAAEAELNLSREVLGDAKDQLARAGGDPKGRLDKLKAEHESASRERDTFKFAPLEPPGPSGSVLAKWSRWRTLRRKGFQILQAQQEAVDAAASLTRQHKPLEDRISAEEAQQKALAAHDLTPEQIAALAGSRRGSPAAAGKGKAPAGAASAQAPQEPAAPNSANASVAVIQHLSTDRTSLRVLERRIEMMNDLAAAYGKWGSLVETARRSALHSLIAGGLWIVLMMAVALFLNRLIEHFFAGLSLERKQKTTLQAVLRISARLIIVVVILMVIFGKPDNLSTVVGLTGAGLAVALQDFLLSFLGWFVLMGRHGIRVGDWVEINPNSFTGVRGEVVEITLFRTVLLETGNWNEPGHLTGRQVAFMNMYAVTGYYFNFSTSGQWLWDELQVAIPHSQNPYPLVEKIRAIVAQATESNTQLAERDWQRVSSRYGTRSFSAQPSVNVKPTDNGVIAIVRYITRADERTATRYGLNHQIVKLFHSTEELVSSGAEVVLDSEASAPDSH
- a CDS encoding sigma-70 family RNA polymerase sigma factor, producing the protein MGPAASRSSDVTLLLRAWGEGSKEALDRLAPVVHRELRRIAGRLMAGQRPNHTLQATALVNEAYLRLVDTQQANWKDRAHFFALCARAMRQILVDHARRRDSAKRGGGQVAIELEEGLAADSSPEANLLELDDALNRLAALDSRKSQVIELRFFGGLSVEETAEALKISQETVQRDWKLARAWLYGELSGNRQNG
- a CDS encoding protein kinase; translation: MDERWQEIERIYHAACEIDKNARAEFLTKACAGDESLRREVEFLLAQDEQAGDFLESPAIEVVAESLAKDEHLSGPAKPSVEIGAMIAHYRLAAKIGEGGMGEVYRARDTKLQRDVAIKILPHAMASDADRMARFEREAKVLASLNHPNIAAIYGLEESNGIRALVMELVEGETLAERIVGEGSALPREPKGLPYTDALSMAKQITEALEYAHERGVIHRDLKPANVKITPEGAVKVLDFGLAKVLGGTSASPVHGQDAHATDQNSPTLATQPGMILGTAAYMSPEQARGQPVDRRCDIWAFGCVLYEMLSRRKAFDGETISDVLAAVLTKEPDLATLPPTTPSGIQRLLRRCLVKDAKQRLRDIGEARIAIEETLAGDVGERSALPREGEALPYVPPQVSPLRRALPWLATTLRRPGTNGFFGGLAAGILIALIVAYWQMPILPPPRVSGYLQLTHNGLPKELVGTDGSRLYLVETASGRLRNIAQVSVAGGEVGLIRVPSPVLHALNVSPDGSDLLFVNSPSDSTEGALWAVPILGGSPRRLTDAIGYEGAWSADKKSLVYFRSTDLYVANGDGTKARKIVTLPGALSADPQTGTRYVSGAWSPDGRQIRFTIIDAKTQSESIWQVSADGTNLHQLLPGWHPSAGECCGKWMPDGKYFVFQSQGQLWARRESGSFLRKTGHEPVQITSGAVEYSTPLPSKDGRRLFAVAGFSRAELERYDTKSQKFLPFLSGISAGGVSFSRDHQRVAYVSYPEGNLWLSKADGRQRLQLTFPPMSVAAPRWSPDGKQIAFAGELPNTPMQIYVMSADGGSPGQVTDGSRDYVDPTWSPDGASLVLGIAVWAIESGVGGIYELNLKTRKETKLPGSDGLWSPRRSPDGRYVTALTLDDKKMLLFDYKTRNWTELSSLAQQGWQEWSHDGQYIFFWGTNGQSEPGIYRMRVSDRKIEKVVSLKDFQEAPGLLGGWIGLAPDGSPLLVKDTGTQDVVAMDWVAP
- a CDS encoding D-glycerate dehydrogenase yields the protein MNETKRSIRVFATCDIGREALDRLRERGYQVEVYDQLEAPPKTLIIERVRSGIDVLITTLRDPIDREIFEAGKGTLKVVAQDAVGFDNINRADANEYRVPFINTPEVLTEATAEFALFMLGAVARKLYPSERLVRENRWGAWHPYLPFLGDEVTGKTIGVVGLGRIGQAFIKKALGFDVNFLCYDSNFTPSDFLKGVQEELDLRHRNGFSDERRTVRVVALEEVLSGADFVSLHVPLVREGATPTFHLINEKTLRTMKPTAYLVNTSRGPVVDEAALARALKERVIAGAALDVFEKEPLPSDSPLRDPQLEDRVRLFHHFASAGRITRLSTDPKRGMAGRTVQSLIDVLEASGSLAEVACVVNKEAFR
- a CDS encoding pyridoxal phosphate-dependent aminotransferase yields the protein MSTETQKLRFADCMSRLGTEGAFDVLVRARELEAQGKKVIHLEIGEPDFPTAPNIVDAAKRALDQGWTHYGPPAGFPELRQAVAEDVSLRRRISVDPAEVVITPGAKPVMFYTILALAGPGDEVLYPDPGFPIYSSMINFVGATPVSYSTPEERGFGIDVKEIMRKISPRTRLLILNSPNNPTGGMISRPEMETLVEALKDRDVMVLSDEIYSRLSYGGEHVSPAAFPELRDRVIILDGFSKTYAMTGWRLGYGVMRADVARQIALLLINSNSCTASFTQVAGVEALRGDQSSVTAMLERFHERREVIVDGLNRIRGFRCQKPRGAFYAFPNIRGTGKSSRELADALLNEAGVACLSGTAFGRQGEGYLRFSFANSVENIRIALDRIDGWAKNNL